A part of Acropora palmata chromosome 8, jaAcrPala1.3, whole genome shotgun sequence genomic DNA contains:
- the LOC141889321 gene encoding acidic fibroblast growth factor intracellular-binding protein B-like, with protein sequence MEDIEVFYMDPAFIDPQVYDLWLRGFSESEATQRRECDDAVKKLCVSYAIISSDTQDQFRLFFLLERFLQSPPMLARQMLLHIPPDVQDMLIEKYYQFDKEVVRELLGKKLTGRLRKDLDDISEKTNVPLKSCRRQFDNMKNVLRSIEETEVVGLTDTIKKLFLLSDTLARQYACICFMAINKIETGKKRLSHLTFDDLIFCAGQMLDHWTIASVQESTVTDVGDTGAEFDRVFLQELRDLKVFVNDRDIVEEHKSLVCSVISKRFTKKLAKSVEANFKNLCRCLLNIGAGLIHSKEVKDVLSDFAEKFIEPCKQLEWDAKETDIFLESLVNTCTDLDSLCKSNLERLILVYSRFLTVSQKCIVQMYHE encoded by the exons ATGGAGGACATAGAAGTGTTTTATATGGATCCAGCTTTCATAGACCCTCAGGTGTATGATTTATGGCTGCGAGGTTTCTCAG AGAGTGAAGCCACTCAGAGGCGTGAATGTGATGATGCAGTGAAGAAACTCTGTGTGTCGTATGCTATCATCTCCAGTGATACACAAGACCAGTTTCGATTGTTCTTCCTCCTGGAGCGTTTTCTTCAGTCTCCTCCTATGCTTGCTCGCCAAATGCTGTTACATATTCCACCAGATGTCCAGGATATGTTGATTGAAAA ATATTATCAGTTTGACAAGGAAGTGGTACGAGAActcttgggaaaaaaactgaCAGGGCGATTAAGGAAGGACCTGGATGATATCAGTGAAAAGACAAATGTACCACTCAAGAGTTGTCGACGACAG TTTGATAACATGAAAAATGTGTTGAGGTCAATCGAAGAGACAGAGGTAGTAGGTCTTACTGACACCATAAAGAAGTTATTTCTTCTATCAGACACTTTAGCAAG GCAATATGCTTGTATTTGCTTCATGGCCATTAACAAGATTGAAACAGGGAAGAAAAG GCTGTCACATCTGACATTTGATGACCTCATTTTTTGTGCGGGGCAAATGTTGGATCATTGGACCATTGCATCAGTTCAAGAATCCACTG TAACAGATGTGGGAGATACTGGGGCAGAATTTGACCGAGTTTTTCTTCAAGAATTAAGGGATCTAAAAGTCTTTGTTAATGACAGAGACATTGTGGAGGAGCACAAAAG tttggTTTGCAGTGTGATAAGCAAACGATTCACTAAAAAGCTTGCAAAATCAGTCGAGGCAAACTTCAAG AATCTCTGCCGGTGCTTGTTGAACATTGGTGCAGGACTGATACACAGCAAGGAAGTCAAAGATGTTTTAAGTGACTTTGCAGAAAAG TTTATTGAGCCATGTAAGCAGTTGGAATGGGATGCAAAGGAAACTGATATTTTCTTGGAGTCATTGGTGAATACCTGCACTGATCTGGATTCATTATGCAA AAGCAATCTGGAGCGCCTCATTCTGGTGTACTCTCGTTTCCTAACTGTGTCACAGAAGTGTATTGTGCAAATGTACCACGAGTGA
- the LOC141889319 gene encoding TAF6-like RNA polymerase II p300/CBP-associated factor-associated factor 65 kDa subunit 6L yields MIKDQKTSMTHDSKFAIISPKSVKLFAEIVGAPGLTDDLASSLAEDATYRLRETLQSAAQYMKHGKRRRLTCEDFNKALERSSTELIYGYGSLEDTLFRSTISKEGEIFFVEDKEIGLRDLAMNVAIPTDPGKRTVKAHWLCIEGSPPVGSHAQSNTGRPNNGNETGAVPKPLSEAHLSYYEQITKVILGHDEDCCKVALRDLQTNPKLSSLLSHFVNFIASAVKSYGHDLTQLSKLLSLVRSLIENQSLFLEPYVIQLVTSVMYCLLESLAVSLNPQNDHWRLRDDAAHILARISRKCSNPVNYLRQQLLMTLQEVLLDDGRPFCSHYGAVVGLTELGSEALEQYMLPHLRPYWNQLQQVLDDSSQTNALLQDEAYQVYGALLKAAGCLLKCKQHGVPMNPLGFPINNSHPKFRSNLSPWAGTSVVQYPAPVVSTRSRSSSTGLAYNPFQLYQQLHDVFGDSLGPIIAQNNWQDAVVTKNNQLRMQPFAHAYYPLRPLPRDVNTIKELINQAKERLNPLSSPAQTMAMKRKQMDDNERSGTRSEDAKRFGHKGKRICLTLRPAHVNLSKISLDLEPLHPRRNREATWMSTKHWKNDQMNSKPHITIGKIRRRFRTTTLPLGNKTKYDYHIGVML; encoded by the exons ATGATAAAGGATCAGAAAACTTCAATGACTCATGACTCCAAATTCGCGATAATTTCGCCTAAATCGGTCAAATTATTCGCTGAGATAGTTGGCGCACCCGGCTTGACAGATGATCTAGCGAGTTCCTTGGCAGAAGATGCTACTTACAGATTACGGGAGACGCTTCAG AGTGCGgctcaatatatgaaacatggCAAGAGAAGACGACTGACGTGTGAAGATTTCAACAAAGCTTTAGAAAGAAGCAGTACTGAG CTGATATATGGTTATGGGTCATTGGAGGACACACTTTTCCGCAGCACCATTTCTAAGGAAGGTGAAATTTTCTTCGTTGAAGACAAGGAGATCGGATTACGTGATCTGGCAATGAATGTTGCAATCCCAACAGATCCTGGAAAGAGAACTGTAAAAG CTCATTGGTTGTGTATTGAAGGTTCACCTCCTGTTGGAAGTCATGCACAAAGCAATACTG GTCGACCTAACAATGGAAATGAAACTGGAGCTGTGCCTAAACCACTATCAGAG GCCCATCTAAGTTATTATGAGCAAATTACCAAGGTCATATTGGGTCATGATGAAGACTGCTGCAAA GTTGCTTTGAGGGATCTGCAGACAAACCCCAAATTATCTTCATTGCTCTCACACTTTGTGAACTTCATTGCCTCAGCA gtaAAATCCTATGGCCATGATTTGACACAGCTTAGCAAGCTGTTGAGCCTGGTCAGATCTCTTATTGAAAACCAGTCCTTGTTCCTGGAGCCCTAT GTGATTCAGCTTGTCACCTCAGTCATGTACTGTTTACTGGAATCCCTTGCAGTCTCACTGAACCCACAAAATGATCATTGGCGATTAAGAGATGATGCTGCACACATTCTCGCTCGAATCAGCAG GAAGTGCAGTAATCCTGTGAATTACTTAAGACAGCAGCTTCTAATGACTTTGCAGGAAGTCTTGTTAGATGATGGACGACCTTTCTGCTCTCACTATGGAGCAGTTGTTGGACTAACTGAGCTTGGATCAGAG GCATTAGAACAGTACATGTTGCCTCATCTGCGTCCCTATTGGAACCAGCTACAACAAGTTTTGGATGACAGCAGCCAGACTAATGCTCTTCTTCAAGATGAGGCCTACCAGGTCTATGGTGCTCTCCTG AAAGCTGCTGGATGCCttttgaaatgtaaacaaCATGGTGTCCCCATGAACCCCCTAGGCTTTCCTATCAACAATTCACACCCAAAGTTCCGCAGCAATTTATCTCCGTGGGCTGGAACGAGTGTTGTTCAGTACCCAGCTCCTGTTGTTTCCACTCGATCCCGATCAAGTTCCACTGGTCTGGCATACAACCCATTTCAACTGTATCAGCAGCTCCATGATGTCTTTGGAGACAGTTTGGGGCCAATAATTGCACAAAATAATTGGCAAGATGCTGTTGTCACTAAGAACAACCAGTTGCGGATGCAGCCATTTGCTCATGCATACTACCCTTTGCGGCCACTGCCACGGGATGTAAACACAATCAAGGAGCTGATAAATCAAGCAAAAGAAAGGCTAAACCCGTTGAGTTCACCTGCACAAACCATGgccatgaaaagaaaacaaatggatGACAATGAAAGATCAGGTACAAGGTCTGAAGATGCTAAAAGATTCGGACATAAAGGCAAACGGATTTGCTTGACCTTGAGGCCTGCACACGTTAACCTCAGTAAAATCTCTTTGGATTTGGAACCATTGCACCCTAGAAGAAATCGTGAGGCCACCTGGATGTCGACAAAGCATTGGAAAAATGATCAGATGAATTCAAAGCCTCATATTACAATTGGGAAAATAAGGAGGAGGTTTAGAACAACTACCCTTCCACTcgggaataaaacaaagtaCGACTATCATATTGGTGTAATGTTATAA
- the LOC141890605 gene encoding pyruvate carboxylase, mitochondrial-like — protein sequence MLRAQASCCKKLLQQQFALNSRIWSACRYIHGGHKYCSSNRPEPRRTDIKKILVANRGEIAIRVFRAAAEAGIDTVAIYSEQDANLMHRQKADEAYLIGKGMPPVAAYLNIPEIIKIAKETETDAIHPGYGFLSERANFAEACVKNGLIFIGPSPSIVKLMGDKVEARKVAINAGVPVVPGTEMPIRSAKEARVFCEEYGLPVITKAAYGGGGRGMRVIHSMEDVEEFFNLASNEAFAAFGDGSMFIEKFVEKPRHIEVQVVGDAYGNVVHLYERDCSVQRRHQKIIEIAPAPQLDPEIRDKMTRDAIKLCQSVGYENAGTVEFLLDRNGGHYFMEVNARLQVEHTVTEEITGVDLVRTQIGVAEGKSLEELGLRQDDVRITGSAIQARITTEDPANDFTPDTGRIEVFRTGEGMGIRLDGSSMFPGAVISPHYDSLLTKVISHGSTHRDAANRLLRALREFRVRGVKTNIPFLMNVLKEEEFLGGVVTTDFILNRPELLKVERGQNRAQKLLQYLGNVLVNGPCTPLATGLKPSLVAPEAPEVPKVSNASSSCYLRPKGLRDVLLQDGPAGFANSVRKSDQVLLTDTTFRDAHQSLLATRVRTHDMLKVAPFVSHYFANAFSVECWGGATFDVALRFLYECPWERLALLREAIPNIPFQMLLRGANAVGYTSYPDNVVFKFCDKAHEMGMDIFRVFDSLNYLPNLQLGIEAAGQAGGVVEAAISYTGDVANPKATKYNIEYYMNLASELARAGIHILCIKDMAGVLKPNAATLLIGSLRAQFPKMPIHLHTHDTAGAGVASMLAAAEAGADVVDVAVDSLSGMTSQPSMGAIVAALQNTEKETGIPIERVHEYSEYWERARQLYAPFESTVTMKTGNADVYENEIPGGQYTNLHFQAYSLGLADQFAEVKKKYTQANRLLGDIVKVTPTSKVVGDMAQFMVQNKLDERDVLLKAGELDFPSSVVEFMQGYLGQPHGGFPEPLRTKILKGRPTIEGRPGESLEPLDFDALKKKLQDDFGETAIRDEDVLSAALYPKVFRDYMLFREEFGPVNGLPTRLFFTGPDIGEEFQVEIQPGKVLNIKVLAISDLHPNGYREVFCEMNGQLRTVMVEDKSVTKTLERHPKAEKSVRGSVGAPMPGKVVGIRVKENEVVKKGSPLVVLSAMKMETNVSAPIDGTVTKIYVALNQSLEAGDLLVDIEPLS from the exons ATGTTGCGTGCACAAGCCTCATGTTGCAAAAAATTACTTCAGCAGCAGTTCGCTTTAAATAGTAGAATCTGGTCAGCCTGTCGTTACATCCATGGCGGACACAAGTACTGTTCAAGTAACAGGCCTGAGCCTCGTAGAACTGACATAAAAAAGATTCTGGTTGCAAATCGGGGAGAAATTGCCATCAGGGTGTTCCGTGCTGCAGCTGAAGCTGGCATTGACACAGTTGCAATTTACTCTGAGCAAGATGCAAATCTTATGCATAGACAGAAAGCTGATGAAGCGTACCTCATTGGCAAAGGAATGCCACCAGTAGCTGCTTATTTAAATATTCCAGAGATAATAAAAATTGCCAAG gaaactgaaactgaTGCAATTCACCCAGGGTATGGATTTCTCTCAGAAAGAGCAAACTTTGCTGAGGCTTgtgtcaaaaatggcctcattttcattggtCCTTCTCCATCCATTGTGAAGCTTATGGGTGACAAAGTAGAGGCACGTAAAGTTGCCATAAATGCTGGGGTTCCTGTGGTTCCTGGTACAGAGATGCCAATAAGATCTGCAAAGGAAGCCAGAGTATTCTGTGAAGAGTATGGGTTACCCGTGATCACCAAAGCAGCATATGGTGGTGGTGGGCGAGGCATGAGGGTTATTCACAGTATGGAAGATGTTGAAGAGTTCTTCAATTTAGCCAGTAATGAAGCTTTTGCTGCCTTTGGTGATGGTTCTATGTTTATTGAGAAGTTTGTGG AAAAACCAAGGCACATTGAAGTACAAGTGGTAGGAGATGCTTATGGGAATGTTGTTCACCTTTATGAACGTGACTGTTCAGTACAACGACGGCACCAGAAGATTATTGAAATTGCCCCAGCTCCACAGCTAGATCCCGAAATCAGGGACAAAATGACGAGAGATGCCATAAAGCTCTGCCAGTCTGTGGGATATGAAAATGCCGGTACAGTGGAATTCCTTCTGGATCGCAATGGTGGTCATTATTTTATGGAGGTCAATGCAAGACTGCAAGTGGAACACACTGTGACTGAGGAAATAACAGG CGTTGACCTGGTAAGAACACAAATTGGTGTAGCAGAAGGAAAATCGTTGGAAGAGTTGGGGCTGCGTCAAGATGATGTCAGAATAACGGGATCAGCGATACAAGCACGCATAACAACTGAAGATCCAGCAAATGACTTCACCCCGGACACTGGTCGCATTGAG GTTTTCCGCACTGGGGAGGGTATGGGAATCCGTTTAGATGGAAGTTCTATGTTTCCTGGTGCAGTAATATCTCCTCATTATGACTCATTGCTGACAAAAGTGATAAGCCATGGTTCCACTCACAGAGATGCCGCTAATAGACTACTAAGGGCCCTTCGAGAATTCCGAGTCAGAGGTGTGAAG ACTAACATTCCTTTTCTAATGAATGTTCTTAAAGAAGAGGAATTTCTGGGCGGAGTGGTGACAACAGATTTCATTCTCAACAGACCAGAACTCCTCAAAGTGGAGCGAGGTCAAAATCGTGCACAGAAGCTGCTTCAATATCTTGGAAATGTGTTGGTGAATGGTCCATGTACTCCACTGGCAACTGGACTCAAGCCATCCCTGGTTGCTCCGGAAGCCCCAGAG GTTCCTAAAGTATCAAATGCAAGCTCGTCGTGTTATCTTAGACCAAAAGGGCTCCGTGATGTGTTGCTTCAAGACGGACCAGCTGGTTTTGCCAACTCTGTGCGCAAGTCTGACCAAGTTCTCCTCACGGACACAACGTTCCGAGACGCTCATCAGTCGCTGCTGGCTACCAGAGTTCGCACCCACGACATGCTCAAAGTTGCGCCATTTGTGTCGCATTACTTTGCAAATGCCTTTAGTGTGGAATGTTGGGGAG gtgCAACGTTTGACGTTGCGCTTCGTTTTCTGTACGAGTGCCCCTGGGAACGACTGGCGTTGCTCCGTGAGGCCATACCCAACATTCCATTCCAGATGTTGCTGAGAGGTGCTAATGCTGTTGGTTACACCAGCTACCCTGATAACGTGGTTTTTAAATTCTGTGACAAAGCCCACGAGATGGGAATGGATATCTTCAGGGTGTTTGATTCTCTGAATTACCTCCCGAACTTACAG CTTGGCATTGAAGCAGCTGGCCAAGCGGGCGGCGTGGTGGAAGCCGCTATATCTTACACTGGAGATGTAGCCAACCCGAAGGCGACAAAGTACAATATCGAATACTACATGAACCTGGCGAGTGAACTGGCGAGAGCTGGCATTCACATACTCTGCATCAAG GATATGGCTGGTGTATTAAAGCCAAATGCAGCCAcgcttttgattggttctctTCGAGCGCAGTTTCCCAAGATGCCCATTCATTTGCATACTCATGATACCGCAGGAGCAGGCGTGGCATCCATGTTGGCCGCGGCCGAGGCTGGGGCTGATGTGGTTGATGTGGCAGTGGATTCCCTCTCTGGAATGACATCACAACCCAGTATGGGCGCCATTGTGGCTGCACTGCAAAACACCGAAAAGGAAACAG GTATTCCAATTGAGAGAGTTCATGAATACAGTGAGTACTGGGAACGAGCACGTCAGTTGTACGCACCATTCGAAAGCACGGTGACCATGAAGACAGGAAATGCAGACGTCTACGAAAACGAGATTCCAGGTGGACAGTACACTAATCTTCACTTCCAGGCCTACTCTCTGGGGCTCGCTGATCAGTTTGCAGAGGTCAAGAAAAAGTACACTCAGGCGAACAGACTCTTGGGAGATATAGTCAAG GTGACACCCACTTCCAAAGTTGTAGGAGATATGGCACAGTTTATGGTCCAGAATAAATTGGACGAGCGCGATGTCCTACTCAAGGCCGGCGAGCTTGATTTCCCATCATCAGTTGTAGAATTTATGCAGGGTTATCTTGGACAACCCCATGGAGGATTCCCAGAGCCCCTTAGAACGAAG atTTTGAAGGGTCGTCCCACAATTGAAGGCAGACCTGGAGAATCTTTGGAGCCACTCGACTTCGATGCTCTGAAGAAAAAGCTGCAGGATGATTTTG gAGAAACCGCAATTAGAGACGAAGACGTCCTCAGTGCTGCGTTATATCCCAAAGTATTTCGAGATTATATGTTGTTCAGAGAAGAGTTCGGCCCTGTAAACGGACTGCCGACCCGGCTCTTTTTCACTGGCCCTGATATAGGCGAGGAATTCCAGGTGGAGATTCAGCCAGGAAAAGTCTTGAACATCAAGGTCCTAGCCATCAGTGACCTGCACCCCAATGGATACAGAGAAGTATTCTGTGAGATGAATGGACAGCTGAGGACTGTTATGGTGGAAGATAAATCTGTTACTAAG ACTCTTGAACGGCATCCGAAGGCAGAAAAGTCAGTTCGGGGCTCCGTCGGGGCTCCCATGCCGGGGAAAGTGGTCGGTATCCGGGTAAAAGAGAATGAAGTCGTCAAAAAGGGTTCACCGTTGGTAGTGCTGAGCGCCATGAAGATGGAAACCAATGTCAGTGCGCCTATTGATGGCACAGTTACCAAGATCTATGTCGCTCTTAACCAGAGCTTGGAAGCGGGAGACCTGTTGGTCGATATTGAACCACTCAGCTAA
- the LOC141890617 gene encoding tRNA 2'-phosphotransferase 1-like isoform X2 gives MSGRRGASGGGRDTRKKSDHNVKLSKALSYILRHGAAKEGLQMTEGFVFVDDLLKLRQFKHYSEDEVQRVVHDNDKQRFSLRNDPSTNRLQVRANQGHSMQVGDLDLELITDHTKAPKVIHGTYRDCWEQIEVQGLSRMKRNHIHFAIGEPGEDGVISGIRGSCEILIYINLKKALNDGFKFYRSANNVILCPGNEEGFLPPCYFQRVSQIKPTKELLLTD, from the exons ATGAGCGGTAGACGTGGGGCTTCCGGTGGAGGGCGAGATACCAGAAAG AAATCGGACCATAATGTTAAGCTCTCCAAAGCACTATCTTACATCCTGCGTCATGGAGCCGCTAAAGAGGGACTTCAAATGACAGAag GTTTTGTCTTTGTGGATGACCTTCTGAAGTTAAGACAGTTTAAGCATTACAGTGAGGATGAAGTCCAAAGAGTTGTTCATGATAATGACAAACAAAGGTTTTCTTTGAGGAATGATCCATCAACAAACAGATTACAAGTCCGAGCCAATCAAGGACACAGCATGCAA GTTGGCGATCTTGATCTAGAGCTCATAACAGATCACACAAAAGCCCCAAAGGTCATACATGGCACTTACCGAGATTGTTGGGAACAGATAGAAGTCCAG GGTTTGTcaagaatgaaaagaaaccacATTCACTTTGCAATTGGAGAACCTGGTGAAGATGGTGTCATTAGTG gCATACGGGGAAGCTGTGAGATACTCATTTACATCAATCTTAAAAAGGCCCTGAATG ATGGCTTCAAATTTTACAGATCTGCCAACAATGTCATTTTGTGTCCAGGAAACGAGGAAGGTTTTTTGCCTCCTTGTTACTTTCAGAGAGTTAGTCAGATAAAACCAA CGAAGGAGCTGCTTTTGACAGATTGA
- the LOC141890617 gene encoding tRNA 2'-phosphotransferase 1-like isoform X1 produces MSGRRGASGGGRDTRKKSDHNVKLSKALSYILRHGAAKEGLQMTEGFVFVDDLLKLRQFKHYSEDEVQRVVHDNDKQRFSLRNDPSTNRLQVRANQGHSMQVGDLDLELITDHTKAPKVIHGTYRDCWEQIEVQGLSRMKRNHIHFAIGEPGEDGVISGIRGSCEILIYINLKKALNDGFKFYRSANNVILCPGNEEGFLPPCYFQRVSQIKPSKFSVLLQTSSSTKYNIT; encoded by the exons ATGAGCGGTAGACGTGGGGCTTCCGGTGGAGGGCGAGATACCAGAAAG AAATCGGACCATAATGTTAAGCTCTCCAAAGCACTATCTTACATCCTGCGTCATGGAGCCGCTAAAGAGGGACTTCAAATGACAGAag GTTTTGTCTTTGTGGATGACCTTCTGAAGTTAAGACAGTTTAAGCATTACAGTGAGGATGAAGTCCAAAGAGTTGTTCATGATAATGACAAACAAAGGTTTTCTTTGAGGAATGATCCATCAACAAACAGATTACAAGTCCGAGCCAATCAAGGACACAGCATGCAA GTTGGCGATCTTGATCTAGAGCTCATAACAGATCACACAAAAGCCCCAAAGGTCATACATGGCACTTACCGAGATTGTTGGGAACAGATAGAAGTCCAG GGTTTGTcaagaatgaaaagaaaccacATTCACTTTGCAATTGGAGAACCTGGTGAAGATGGTGTCATTAGTG gCATACGGGGAAGCTGTGAGATACTCATTTACATCAATCTTAAAAAGGCCCTGAATG ATGGCTTCAAATTTTACAGATCTGCCAACAATGTCATTTTGTGTCCAGGAAACGAGGAAGGTTTTTTGCCTCCTTGTTACTTTCAGAGAGTTAGTCAGATAAAACCAAGTAAGTTCTCAGTGTTATTACAAACTTCATCTTCCACAAAGTATAATATTACTTAG
- the LOC141890611 gene encoding programmed cell death protein 2-like — MAACERAKQRRLEKEVELGFAEEIVTDDPIDRLRISSTFFPSKIGGVPAWLNLQDLPDSRRVLCSICQKPMAFLLQIYAPMPHDRSFHRSIFLFCCKDGKCHAKNSSECFLVLRNQLRRENQFYSFHPPPDIDEMRELSIKSVSDEFKPKAWTDLCDVCGCRGDKVCSKCHMAQYCGREHQTIDWKSGHKGICTQLLCAEEGFDQDQIVEGSNTRFRTKVLFPEYELVTETEPNDDTNDDKSEEEKMNEYKHFVQNGTVLTDSDSDDKELESLANHGKEALIADKQFRKFKKRVSREPKQVLRYHRNGEPLWVSDEGKPSDGDIPVCDCGSERVFEFQVMPQLLNYLQVDCIEESVDWGTLAIYTCSQSCGDGSAYVTEFLWRQDFADTGIPTSVLGV; from the exons ATGGCGGCTTGCGAGAGAGCAAAACAAAGGAGACTTGAGAAAGAAGTAGAGTTAGGTTTCGCTGAGGAGATCGTAACTGATGATCCTATCGATAGGCTAAGAATATCAAGCACTTTCTTCCCAAGCAAAATTGGTGGAGTTCCTGCGTGGTTAAACCTGCAAGATTTGCCAGATTCAAGACGGGTGCTTTGCTCGATCTGTCAGAAACCAATGgcatttttgttgcaaataTATGCACCAATGCCCCACGACCGCAGTTTTCATCGTTCAATCttcttgttttgttgcaaAGATGGTAAATGTCACGCCAAAAATAGCTCGgaatgttttcttgttttaagaaATCAGCTGAGACGTGAGAATCAGTTTTACAGCTTCCACCCACCTCCTGATATCGACGAAATGAGAGAACTGTCAATAAAATCAGTATCAGATGAATTCAAACCGAAGGCTTGGACAGATTTGTGTGATGTGTGCGGTTGTAGGGGTGATAAAGTTTGTTCAAAATGCCATATGGCTCAATATTGTGGAAGGGAACATCAAACAATTGATTGGAAGTCAGGACACAAAGGAATCTGTACACAATTACTATGTGCGGAAGAAGGATTTGATCAAGATCAAATAGTTGAAG GGAGTAACACAAGGTTTAGAACAAAAGTTCTCTTTCCTGAGTATGAGCTGGTGACTGAGACAGAACCCAATGATGACACAAATGATGACAAGAgtgaagaagagaaaatgaatgaatacaAACATTTTGTGCAAAATGGCACAGTTCTTACTGATAGTGACAGCGATGACAAAGAATTGGAATCTTTGGCAAATCATGGCAAAGAAGCTTTAATTGCAGACAAGCAGTTCAGGAAATTCAAGAAGAGAGTTTCAAGAGAACCAAAACAA GTTTTGCGTTATCATAGAAATGGTGAACCACTATGGGTATCTGATGAAGGAAAACCTTCTGATGGAGACATTCCTGTATGTGATTGTGGTTCAGAAAGAGTCTTTGAATTCCAG gttATGCCACAGTTGTTGAACTACCTACAAGTGGACTGCATTGAAGAGAGTGTAGACTGGGGCACACTAGCAATCTACACTTGTTCACAAAGCTGTGGTGATGGCAGTGCATACGTGACAGAGTTTCTATGGAGACAAGACTTTGCTGACACAGGGATACCAACCAGTGTCCTAGGTGTCTAA
- the LOC141890618 gene encoding uncharacterized protein LOC141890618 isoform X1 — protein MSKFFCQLQHIQEIQDMLKKVTPQQATVVAGPQQGAVQYPLTYPPQQQVVNRGYPQQHGPPPGYYNQRAPVGYGTPGVIQQPQTVVVQNRDTAGDFIVGMAAGAALSNAFHGPHHYGYGPQIHVHDHDHFHDGGDHYHEHHHYGGPEYHEHYGGDDGGGGFDDGGGFDDGGGFD, from the exons ATGTCCAAGTTTTTTTGTCAACTCCAACATATCCAGGAAATTCAAGATATGTTGAAAAAG GTTACTCCACAGCAAGCAACTGTGGTGGCAGGACCTCAGCAAGGTGCAG TTCAATACCCCTTAACTTATCCACCACAACAGCAAGTTGTCAACAGGGGGTACCCTCAACAACATGGCCCACCACCAGGATATTACAACCAGCGTGCCCCTGTTGGATATGGAACCCCAGGAGTAATCCAGCAGCCTCAAACTGTAGTTGTTCAGAACAGAGATACAGCTGGTGACTTCATTGTTGGAATGGCAGCAGGTGCTGCATTATCAAATGCTTTTCATGGACCTCATCACTATGGTTATGGACCTCAAATTCATGTTCACGACCACGACCATTTCCACGATGGCGGAGATCATTATCATGAACATCATCATTACGGAGGACCTGAGTACCATGAACACTATGGGGGTGACGATGGTGGAGGTGGATTTGATGATGGAGGAGGCTTTGACGATGGTGGTGGATTTGATTAG
- the LOC141890618 gene encoding uncharacterized protein LOC141890618 isoform X2 produces the protein MGCGSSSPGAVVTPQQATVVAGPQQGAVQYPLTYPPQQQVVNRGYPQQHGPPPGYYNQRAPVGYGTPGVIQQPQTVVVQNRDTAGDFIVGMAAGAALSNAFHGPHHYGYGPQIHVHDHDHFHDGGDHYHEHHHYGGPEYHEHYGGDDGGGGFDDGGGFDDGGGFD, from the exons ATGGGCTGTGGTAGCTCATCGCCCGGAGCTGTC GTTACTCCACAGCAAGCAACTGTGGTGGCAGGACCTCAGCAAGGTGCAG TTCAATACCCCTTAACTTATCCACCACAACAGCAAGTTGTCAACAGGGGGTACCCTCAACAACATGGCCCACCACCAGGATATTACAACCAGCGTGCCCCTGTTGGATATGGAACCCCAGGAGTAATCCAGCAGCCTCAAACTGTAGTTGTTCAGAACAGAGATACAGCTGGTGACTTCATTGTTGGAATGGCAGCAGGTGCTGCATTATCAAATGCTTTTCATGGACCTCATCACTATGGTTATGGACCTCAAATTCATGTTCACGACCACGACCATTTCCACGATGGCGGAGATCATTATCATGAACATCATCATTACGGAGGACCTGAGTACCATGAACACTATGGGGGTGACGATGGTGGAGGTGGATTTGATGATGGAGGAGGCTTTGACGATGGTGGTGGATTTGATTAG